One Candidatus Dormiibacterota bacterium genomic window carries:
- a CDS encoding aldose 1-epimerase family protein gives MSAIPPSGQQFILTSGDQRAVVTEVGAGLRAYTVGDRDVVDGFPENEMATIGRGQVLLPWPSRIEDGQYEFAGRMHQTPISEPARHNALHGLTRWLNWTAVEQTGDRVLISLVLHPQDGYPFTLRLDVDYRLSAGGLAIRTTATNVGQQAAPYGAGHHPYFTVGTLIDQALLKMPALMRLELNDRLIPTGRVLPNGGTAYDFLELRAIGALRMDTAFANLVADSDGLIRVHLQAPAGDPRITLWMDPAYKFLMVYTPDAIPDRARRRHSIAIEPMTCAPNAFRSGDGLIILQPGESWSGSWGIFALT, from the coding sequence GTGTCCGCCATTCCACCCTCTGGGCAGCAGTTTATCCTGACTTCCGGCGATCAGCGCGCGGTCGTGACCGAAGTGGGAGCCGGGCTCCGTGCCTACACGGTCGGCGACCGTGATGTCGTGGACGGTTTTCCGGAGAACGAAATGGCCACCATCGGTCGTGGGCAGGTTCTGCTCCCTTGGCCCAGCCGGATCGAGGATGGCCAGTACGAATTTGCCGGCCGGATGCACCAGACGCCGATCTCCGAGCCGGCGCGGCACAACGCCCTGCACGGCCTGACCCGCTGGCTGAACTGGACCGCCGTCGAACAGACCGGGGACCGGGTGCTGATCTCGCTCGTCCTCCATCCGCAGGATGGGTATCCGTTCACGCTCCGCCTCGACGTCGATTACCGCCTTTCGGCCGGCGGCCTTGCCATCCGGACCACCGCGACCAACGTCGGACAGCAGGCCGCCCCCTACGGTGCCGGACACCATCCCTACTTCACGGTCGGGACCCTGATCGACCAGGCGCTACTGAAGATGCCGGCGCTGATGCGGCTCGAATTGAACGACCGGCTCATCCCGACGGGACGCGTGCTCCCGAATGGCGGGACGGCGTACGACTTCCTGGAACTGCGGGCGATCGGGGCCTTGAGGATGGATACGGCTTTCGCCAACCTGGTTGCGGACAGCGATGGACTGATCCGGGTTCACCTCCAGGCTCCGGCGGGCGACCCCCGGATCACGCTCTGGATGGACCCGGCCTACAAGTTTCTGATGGTCTACACGCCGGACGCGATCCCGGACCGGGCTCGGCGGAGGCACAGCATTGCCATCGAACCCATGACGTGTGCTCCGAACGCCTTCCGCAGCGGCGACGGCCTGATCATTCTCCAGCCCGGCGAATCGTGGAGCGGCAGTTGGGGAATTTTTGCGCTAACTTAG
- a CDS encoding DUF5666 domain-containing protein, whose amino-acid sequence MIGKVFAGIATAGILAAVLATGAMAAPAATAAANPAKAQRPAAKDVFGGTVTAISATQLTVKNAKAGSKTFLSTDKTVVIIAGRTAHWSEIEVNSHVAVRFEAHDGKLYAKRIRIGRAHLAGKVENVTGNVITIRTRDGKDVKLTVNNSTKYFEILGKHQRKAGSLNDIKAGMRLSGAGTYDASHNFDAATIAYRNK is encoded by the coding sequence ATGATCGGCAAGGTATTCGCAGGAATCGCGACAGCGGGCATTTTGGCGGCCGTGCTGGCCACGGGCGCCATGGCGGCGCCGGCGGCAACAGCGGCGGCGAACCCGGCCAAGGCACAGCGGCCGGCAGCGAAGGACGTGTTCGGCGGGACGGTCACCGCGATCAGTGCGACACAGCTGACCGTGAAGAATGCGAAGGCAGGCAGCAAGACGTTCCTCTCCACGGATAAGACGGTGGTGATCATCGCTGGCCGGACCGCACACTGGTCTGAGATCGAAGTCAACAGCCACGTCGCCGTTCGGTTCGAAGCGCATGATGGCAAGCTTTACGCGAAGCGGATTCGCATCGGCCGCGCGCACCTCGCCGGGAAAGTCGAAAACGTCACCGGCAACGTGATCACGATTCGCACTCGCGACGGCAAGGACGTCAAGCTGACCGTCAACAACAGCACGAAGTATTTCGAAATCCTCGGGAAGCATCAGCGCAAAGCCGGTTCGCTCAACGACATCAAGGCCGGGATGCGGCTGAGCGGAGCGGGCACCTACGACGCGAGCCACAACTTCGACGCCGCGACCATCGCCTACCGCAACAAGTAA
- a CDS encoding MarP family serine protease produces the protein MRFTIIDLLILVALVFAIASGYRRGFWLSLAQYAGLVIGVVIGAALAPLLMDALNITDSTVKSVGAVLVLIVLGAIGSSVGYWVGEPIRLRLLAHPESGRIDSYAGAAFSAVALLSVSWFLGLSLKGGPTPQVASAIQRSAILRTLDSVFPKPPAFLARVETIVSGVNFSAAFAGLEPIAPSPLPLPASVNTAGIKAAASETLRIRGLGCGGIVYGSGFPVGPGLVLTNAHVVAGTQHTKVQGPTTGTLLDARVVVFDPERDVAILYVPRLALAPINEAAARPGTQGAAIGYPGGGDEKVSPAVVNGEVQAEGRDIYGQNLVVRHIWIVQADVLPGNSGGPLVDIDGNVVGVIFAASTSQQGTAYALTDAEVQPDIDQAQGRTEPVSSVGPCAM, from the coding sequence ATGCGCTTCACCATCATCGATCTCCTCATCCTGGTGGCGCTCGTCTTCGCCATCGCCAGTGGCTATCGTCGCGGCTTCTGGCTCTCGCTGGCGCAATATGCCGGCCTCGTGATCGGCGTCGTCATCGGCGCCGCCCTGGCGCCGCTCCTGATGGACGCGCTGAACATCACCGATTCGACGGTGAAGTCGGTGGGGGCGGTGCTGGTCCTGATCGTGCTCGGCGCTATCGGCAGCAGCGTCGGCTACTGGGTCGGCGAGCCGATCCGACTTCGACTGTTGGCGCACCCAGAAAGTGGCCGGATCGACAGCTACGCCGGCGCCGCCTTCTCCGCGGTTGCGCTGCTCTCCGTGTCCTGGTTCCTCGGACTGAGCCTCAAGGGCGGTCCCACCCCCCAGGTGGCGAGCGCCATTCAGCGTTCCGCCATCCTGCGGACTCTGGATTCCGTGTTTCCCAAGCCGCCCGCTTTCCTGGCGCGCGTCGAGACGATCGTATCCGGGGTCAACTTTTCGGCCGCATTTGCCGGGCTGGAGCCGATTGCCCCATCCCCCCTGCCGCTGCCCGCCTCCGTCAACACGGCCGGCATCAAGGCTGCGGCTTCGGAAACCCTGAGGATCCGGGGCCTCGGCTGCGGCGGCATTGTCTACGGCAGTGGTTTTCCGGTCGGTCCCGGTTTGGTGTTGACGAACGCCCACGTGGTGGCGGGGACCCAGCACACCAAGGTGCAGGGTCCCACGACGGGGACGCTCCTCGATGCGCGGGTCGTCGTCTTCGACCCCGAGCGCGACGTGGCGATCCTCTATGTGCCGCGGCTGGCGCTGGCGCCCATCAACGAGGCTGCCGCGCGGCCGGGCACCCAGGGGGCCGCGATCGGCTACCCGGGTGGCGGCGACGAGAAGGTGAGTCCCGCCGTGGTCAACGGTGAGGTGCAGGCGGAGGGCCGCGATATCTACGGACAAAATCTCGTCGTGCGGCACATCTGGATCGTGCAGGCCGACGTGCTCCCAGGCAATTCGGGCGGCCCGTTGGTCGATATCGATGGCAACGTCGTTGGTGTCATCTTCGCCGCCTCCACCAGCCAGCAGGGGACGGCATACGCCCTGACCGATGCCGAGGTGCAACCCGATATCGACCAGGCCCAGGGACGGACCGAGCCCGTTTCGTCGGTCGGCCCCTGCGCGATGTAG
- a CDS encoding response regulator, whose translation MGAPSADAGRSSMHSLRWYISVGFLMVGVGPLVFFGAQRISALFTTQNSSIQQKHEPMAESLAQAIYGYLLDQTSALQSTASQVESDNDSDIPHLNDSTFNPTHLNQELAAAHSAQPALLQLYVGNLAGRAVAAAPPAGVGVDYADWNYVKDVLNPGRIGPKYSDVVRSKGDSSVAAVVIAVPILDTGRHLVGFLAGTVNLSEVQRLSTYSRIGVNGQAVVVDRRGRVIAHPRDDWRLEAKDLSSSAIFQQSLGQETGVSWYTDPDGNVPRAAGFATVPVVAWKVWVSQPVAELRSELTPLIQSTVEWLVVAIVLALVLGFLGAAWITRPVDELNRAASRIASGDFVTPLKVREQFAAKELRALAHTFNQMAHRLSGAYQTLEEKVSQRTSELQAANQELERANKLKSEFLANVSHELRTPLSAIIGFSQILLDGIDGPVNEDQHQDILQVNKSGQSLLALINQILDLSKIEAGKMDLTLERVELPGLITSMLESMSPLAQEKGLRIDTRFGPGLPAVEADAARLKQILINLLSNAVKFTERGHIEISAQPSGRMVRIAVKDTGIGISSESQRVIFDEFVQGDGSSTRRHGGTGLGLSIVRKLVEMHGGAITVISEPGLGSTFTFTVPAWAAGTAAAGPAQRRPLRRPNQGLSGTVILVVDDDASVRQLICRHLEQEGWKTVQASNAADALQLARESRPMLITLDIMMPDASGWWVLEKLKEDPQTAGIPVLVVTIVEDQRLVFALGASDYLGKPYDRGALIAKIHRLLPTLAGRRVLVVDDDPEARTMLTKILKEEQAEVIAAASGDEGMALIAQSPPDLVLLDLMMPGMSGFEMVARLRAQPAAAGIPVMIVSAKELTAEDVLTLNGHIQRFVAKGTIEPEGLTNAVRQMLGQSKTQGAAA comes from the coding sequence GTGGGCGCGCCCTCGGCCGACGCCGGCCGGTCCTCGATGCACAGCCTGCGCTGGTACATCAGCGTGGGCTTCCTCATGGTCGGGGTTGGCCCCCTGGTCTTCTTCGGCGCCCAGCGAATCTCGGCGCTCTTCACTACCCAGAACAGCAGCATCCAGCAGAAGCACGAGCCGATGGCGGAAAGCCTGGCGCAGGCGATTTACGGCTACCTGCTGGATCAGACCTCGGCGCTGCAGAGCACGGCGTCCCAGGTCGAGTCCGACAACGACTCGGACATCCCTCACCTGAATGACTCGACCTTCAACCCGACGCACCTGAACCAGGAGCTGGCCGCCGCCCACTCCGCCCAACCCGCGCTGCTCCAGCTCTACGTGGGGAACCTGGCGGGACGAGCGGTCGCCGCGGCGCCGCCGGCCGGCGTCGGCGTCGACTACGCCGATTGGAACTATGTCAAGGACGTGCTCAACCCCGGCCGAATTGGACCCAAGTACTCAGACGTCGTGCGCTCCAAAGGCGATTCCAGCGTGGCCGCGGTCGTCATTGCCGTTCCCATCCTCGACACGGGCCGCCACCTGGTCGGGTTTCTCGCCGGCACGGTGAACCTCTCGGAGGTTCAGCGCCTGTCGACCTACAGCCGGATCGGCGTGAACGGCCAGGCGGTGGTGGTCGACCGTCGCGGCCGGGTGATTGCGCATCCGCGTGACGACTGGCGGCTCGAGGCCAAGGATCTCTCCTCGTCGGCCATCTTCCAGCAGTCGCTGGGGCAGGAAACGGGCGTGAGCTGGTACACCGACCCCGACGGGAACGTCCCGCGGGCCGCCGGCTTCGCCACGGTGCCGGTCGTCGCCTGGAAGGTTTGGGTGTCTCAGCCGGTCGCCGAGCTTCGCTCCGAGCTGACCCCATTGATCCAGAGCACGGTCGAATGGCTGGTGGTGGCCATCGTGCTGGCGCTGGTGCTCGGCTTCCTCGGCGCCGCCTGGATCACCCGCCCGGTCGATGAGCTCAACCGGGCTGCCAGCCGGATCGCCTCGGGCGACTTCGTAACCCCGCTCAAGGTGCGCGAACAGTTCGCGGCGAAAGAGCTGCGCGCCCTCGCCCACACCTTCAACCAGATGGCCCACCGCCTCAGCGGCGCCTACCAGACGCTCGAGGAGAAGGTCTCGCAGCGGACCTCGGAGCTCCAGGCGGCCAATCAGGAGCTCGAACGCGCCAACAAGCTGAAGTCTGAGTTTCTCGCCAACGTGTCGCACGAGCTGCGTACGCCGCTGTCGGCGATCATCGGCTTCTCCCAGATCCTACTCGACGGGATCGACGGGCCGGTCAACGAGGACCAGCATCAAGACATCCTGCAGGTCAACAAGAGCGGGCAATCATTGCTCGCCCTGATCAACCAGATCCTCGATCTGAGCAAGATCGAGGCCGGCAAGATGGACCTTACGCTGGAGCGGGTCGAGCTGCCCGGCCTGATCACTTCGATGCTGGAGAGCATGAGCCCGCTCGCCCAGGAGAAGGGGCTGCGAATCGACACCCGTTTCGGACCAGGGTTGCCCGCGGTCGAGGCCGATGCCGCGCGGCTCAAACAAATCCTGATCAACCTGCTCTCCAACGCCGTGAAGTTCACCGAGCGCGGCCACATCGAGATCAGTGCGCAGCCGTCCGGCCGCATGGTGCGGATCGCCGTCAAGGACACCGGCATCGGGATTTCAAGCGAGTCGCAGCGAGTCATCTTCGATGAATTCGTCCAGGGTGATGGCAGCAGCACGCGGCGGCACGGTGGCACAGGTCTCGGCCTGAGCATCGTGCGCAAGCTGGTCGAGATGCACGGCGGCGCGATCACGGTCATTAGCGAGCCTGGACTGGGCAGCACATTCACCTTTACCGTGCCGGCCTGGGCGGCGGGAACGGCCGCGGCCGGACCGGCTCAACGACGCCCTCTGCGCCGCCCGAATCAGGGGCTGTCCGGGACTGTCATCCTGGTCGTGGACGACGACGCCAGTGTCCGGCAGCTGATTTGCCGCCACCTCGAGCAGGAAGGCTGGAAGACTGTGCAGGCATCGAACGCCGCGGACGCGCTGCAGCTCGCGCGCGAAAGCCGGCCGATGCTGATCACCCTCGACATCATGATGCCGGACGCGTCCGGCTGGTGGGTGCTCGAGAAACTCAAGGAAGATCCGCAAACGGCTGGCATCCCCGTCCTGGTGGTCACGATCGTCGAGGACCAGCGGCTGGTGTTCGCGTTGGGCGCCTCGGACTATCTGGGCAAACCCTACGATCGCGGCGCGCTGATCGCGAAGATCCACCGCCTGTTGCCGACGCTCGCGGGCCGGCGGGTACTCGTGGTCGACGATGATCCTGAGGCGCGCACGATGCTCACCAAGATCCTCAAGGAGGAGCAAGCTGAGGTGATCGCCGCAGCCAGTGGCGATGAGGGGATGGCGCTGATCGCGCAATCGCCGCCCGATCTCGTCCTCCTGGACCTGATGATGCCCGGCATGAGTGGCTTCGAGATGGTCGCCCGCTTGCGTGCCCAGCCCGCGGCCGCTGGCATCCCCGTCATGATCGTCAGCGCCAAGGAGTTGACGGCCGAAGACGTGCTCACCCTGAATGGACATATCCAGCGATTCGTGGCGAAGGGAACGATCGAACCGGAAGGCCTGACCAACGCGGTTCGCCAGATGTTGGGTCAGAGTAAAACGCAAGGAGCCGCCGCATGA
- the pdxH gene encoding pyridoxamine 5'-phosphate oxidase, with the protein MLAEDTVDADPLKQFAAWFADAVAAGEILPEAMTLATSTRSGEPSARMVLLRGVDERGFGFFTNYDSQKGRELAENPRAALVVYWPKLGRQVRVAGPVAKQSAEESTAYFHNRPLASQLSALASPQSQVIPNRIVLDDSVAALSKRYKDGPVPLPQNWGGYRVIPQSIEFWLHRENRLHDRIRYSRQATGSWRIERLAP; encoded by the coding sequence CTGCTCGCGGAAGACACCGTCGACGCGGACCCACTGAAGCAATTCGCCGCGTGGTTCGCTGACGCGGTCGCGGCCGGCGAGATCCTTCCCGAGGCCATGACGCTCGCCACCAGCACGCGATCGGGTGAGCCTTCGGCGCGCATGGTGCTCCTCCGAGGTGTTGACGAGCGAGGCTTTGGCTTCTTCACCAACTACGACAGCCAGAAGGGGCGCGAGCTGGCCGAGAACCCGCGGGCGGCGCTGGTCGTCTACTGGCCGAAGCTGGGGCGGCAGGTGCGCGTCGCGGGCCCCGTCGCCAAGCAGTCGGCCGAGGAATCGACGGCCTACTTCCACAACCGCCCGCTGGCGAGCCAGCTGAGTGCCCTGGCGTCGCCGCAGAGCCAGGTGATTCCGAACCGGATCGTCCTGGACGATTCGGTTGCAGCCCTGAGCAAGCGGTATAAAGACGGTCCCGTGCCTTTGCCGCAGAACTGGGGTGGATACAGGGTCATTCCGCAATCGATCGAGTTCTGGCTGCACCGCGAGAACCGCCTGCACGATCGCATTCGCTACTCGCGGCAAGCGACAGGTAGCTGGCGAATCGAACGGCTCGCCCCCTAA
- a CDS encoding CpaF family protein, whose protein sequence is MGSAVTFHLAEPDLPVEDLLSALAGRDYGPITELLNDDTISEIMVNGPNQVYVERKGQLSPVDVQFASDAELIRVIREIAAFVGRRIDEESPMVDCRLPDGSRVNAIIPPLAIDGASLTIRKFARDPYTVQDLINFGSLTAEAAGFLEACVKAHFNILVAGGTGSGKTTTLNVLSSFIPDTERVVTIEDAAELQLRQPHKVRLESRPARADGTGRVSIRELVVNALRMRPDRIVIGECRSGEALDMLQAMNTGHDGSLTTIHANSPRDTLARLETLVLMSGVDLPQRAIREQIASAIHLIVQQSRLRDGSRRIMNITEIVGREGDTITLQDVFLFEETGVDGNGKIQGKLSPTGIRPTAMAKIYSKKVALTPALAALYPDRKAPDFTLGVRR, encoded by the coding sequence ATGGGTTCGGCTGTCACCTTTCACCTCGCCGAGCCGGACTTGCCAGTTGAAGACCTGCTGAGTGCTCTCGCGGGCCGCGACTACGGTCCCATTACCGAGCTGCTGAACGACGACACCATCAGCGAGATCATGGTCAACGGGCCGAACCAGGTGTACGTCGAGCGCAAGGGTCAGCTCAGCCCGGTGGACGTCCAGTTCGCCAGCGACGCCGAGCTGATCCGGGTGATTCGCGAGATCGCCGCCTTCGTCGGGCGCCGGATCGACGAGGAGTCACCGATGGTCGACTGCCGCCTCCCGGACGGCTCGCGGGTCAACGCCATCATTCCGCCCCTGGCCATCGACGGCGCGTCGCTGACCATTCGAAAGTTCGCGCGGGATCCGTACACGGTCCAGGACCTGATCAATTTCGGCTCGCTCACGGCAGAGGCGGCGGGCTTTCTGGAAGCCTGCGTGAAGGCTCACTTCAACATCCTGGTGGCCGGCGGCACCGGCTCGGGCAAGACCACGACGCTGAACGTCCTGTCGTCATTCATCCCGGACACCGAACGGGTGGTCACCATCGAGGATGCCGCGGAGCTCCAGCTCCGCCAGCCCCACAAGGTCCGTCTCGAGTCGCGGCCGGCGCGGGCCGACGGCACCGGACGCGTCAGTATCCGGGAACTCGTCGTCAACGCGCTCCGCATGCGGCCGGACCGGATCGTGATCGGGGAGTGCCGCAGCGGCGAGGCGCTCGACATGCTGCAAGCGATGAACACCGGGCACGACGGCTCGCTGACGACCATCCATGCCAACTCGCCGCGCGACACGCTGGCCCGGCTGGAAACGCTGGTCCTCATGTCCGGCGTCGACCTGCCACAGCGAGCCATCCGCGAGCAGATCGCCTCGGCGATCCACCTGATCGTCCAGCAGTCACGACTGCGCGACGGATCACGCCGCATCATGAACATCACCGAGATCGTCGGTCGCGAGGGCGACACGATCACGCTGCAGGATGTCTTCCTCTTCGAGGAAACGGGTGTCGATGGAAACGGAAAGATCCAGGGCAAGCTCAGCCCGACGGGGATCCGTCCGACCGCCATGGCCAAGATCTATTCCAAGAAGGTGGCGCTCACGCCAGCGCTGGCCGCCCTCTATCCCGATCGCAAAGCGCCGGACTTCACACTGGGGGTGCGTCGATGA
- a CDS encoding response regulator produces the protein MNQLILVVEDDATMQKMALKILRSRGFRSELARNGREAVAMAGVLKPALILMDLSLPEMNGWEATRALKADPTLAHIPVVAITAHAMVGDRETAIAAGCAECLTKPYELDELIALVERYVGPAQAQAKIA, from the coding sequence ATGAACCAACTGATCCTCGTGGTCGAAGACGACGCGACAATGCAAAAGATGGCGCTCAAGATCCTGCGCTCGCGCGGCTTCCGCAGCGAGCTCGCGCGCAACGGCCGTGAAGCCGTGGCGATGGCGGGGGTGCTCAAGCCTGCGCTGATCCTCATGGACCTCTCCCTCCCGGAGATGAACGGCTGGGAGGCCACCCGGGCGCTCAAGGCGGACCCGACGCTGGCGCACATCCCTGTGGTGGCGATCACCGCCCACGCCATGGTGGGTGACCGGGAGACCGCGATCGCGGCGGGGTGTGCCGAATGCCTCACCAAGCCGTATGAGCTCGACGAGCTGATCGCGCTGGTCGAGCGCTACGTCGGTCCGGCACAGGCCCAGGCGAAGATCGCGTAA
- a CDS encoding sortase, giving the protein MAALLRRWRAPLLGGVAVWLLSFPLLTSHPAPITMAAAANPVQRASSDAAHRGLLKQELKEEQALAALQVLATAAASPMPLVAAPVASAIQPVAPPAPKPRPAPVARANTIVIPRLGLSQPVGWYSDCLGRAPVPRWGTWRWSCAGANNIYVMAHNPGVFTPILGLHAGDIVLYGDPSGRVHTYRVSSTTIVANTQMWPLGATPSSSLTLQTCWTWDGTRDFIVRAVEI; this is encoded by the coding sequence ATGGCCGCTCTTTTGCGCCGCTGGCGCGCCCCCCTGCTCGGCGGCGTCGCTGTCTGGCTCCTGAGCTTTCCGCTCCTCACGTCACACCCCGCTCCGATCACCATGGCGGCGGCCGCCAATCCTGTCCAGCGCGCCTCAAGTGACGCAGCGCACCGTGGGCTGCTCAAGCAGGAGCTCAAGGAGGAGCAAGCCCTGGCCGCGTTGCAAGTGCTGGCCACGGCGGCCGCCAGCCCGATGCCGCTGGTTGCGGCGCCAGTCGCAAGTGCCATCCAGCCCGTCGCGCCGCCTGCGCCTAAGCCCCGGCCGGCGCCGGTCGCCCGGGCCAACACCATCGTCATTCCGCGGCTCGGTCTCAGCCAACCCGTCGGTTGGTACAGCGACTGCCTGGGACGGGCGCCGGTTCCGCGGTGGGGCACCTGGCGCTGGAGTTGCGCCGGAGCCAACAACATCTACGTGATGGCGCACAATCCGGGAGTCTTCACGCCGATCCTGGGGCTGCACGCCGGCGATATCGTTCTCTACGGCGATCCGTCGGGCCGAGTCCACACCTACCGGGTCAGCTCGACGACCATCGTGGCTAATACGCAGATGTGGCCGCTGGGCGCGACCCCAAGCTCGTCCCTGACGCTGCAGACGTGCTGGACCTGGGACGGCACCCGCGACTTCATCGTCCGCGCGGTCGAGATCTAG
- the nth gene encoding endonuclease III translates to MPEPRKARMTAKDRARLAAERLKTLYPAVSELEHTNAFQMLVATILSAQTTDRSVNSVTPALFARYPDAAALAHANPVEVEAMIRPTGFFHVKAKTIIGASAALVERFHGEVPPRIEDLVTLPGVGRKTANVVLGVAFGIPGFAVDTHVKRLTRRLGLTKSTDPVKIEAEVTRMLPPEEWTGFSLRLILHGRRICLARTPRCPECVLNDFCPSSTVGTKGGRRPLTATAASVRLAHGRGTTRKRPGRGR, encoded by the coding sequence ATGCCAGAGCCGCGCAAAGCACGCATGACCGCGAAGGATCGCGCACGCCTGGCGGCGGAGCGACTCAAGACGCTCTACCCGGCGGTCTCCGAGCTGGAGCACACGAATGCCTTCCAGATGCTGGTCGCGACCATCCTGTCGGCGCAGACCACCGATCGATCCGTCAATTCCGTCACGCCGGCACTCTTCGCCCGATACCCGGACGCCGCCGCGCTGGCCCATGCCAATCCGGTGGAGGTCGAGGCGATGATCCGGCCCACCGGGTTCTTCCACGTGAAGGCCAAAACGATCATCGGCGCCAGTGCAGCCCTCGTCGAGCGCTTCCATGGCGAGGTGCCACCGCGCATCGAGGATCTCGTCACGCTGCCCGGCGTCGGTCGCAAGACCGCGAATGTTGTGCTCGGCGTCGCCTTCGGCATCCCCGGGTTCGCCGTCGACACCCACGTCAAGCGGCTGACGCGGCGCCTCGGCCTGACCAAAAGCACCGATCCGGTCAAGATCGAAGCCGAGGTGACGAGGATGTTGCCACCGGAGGAGTGGACCGGGTTCAGCCTGCGCTTGATCCTGCATGGCCGCCGGATCTGCCTCGCCCGGACTCCCCGCTGCCCCGAGTGTGTGCTGAACGACTTCTGCCCGTCATCCACCGTGGGAACCAAGGGCGGCCGCCGGCCCTTGACGGCGACGGCGGCCAGCGTAAGGTTGGCGCATGGCCGAGGGACCACCCGCAAACGCCCCGGGCGCGGTCGTTAG